One Ferribacterium limneticum genomic window, CCCGTTGAATACAGTGAAATCGATGAGTGATACCCACGCGAAGCAGGAGCGCCGTCATCGCCAGGAGCGACGCCTGGCGGACAGCGGGCCGCCGACAGGCGTGCATGATCGTCGGGTAAATATCGAGCGTCGGCTGTTCAACCTGGGGCTGGATGGCGGCGTGGCGTGGCTGAGTACGGCGGCTCCCGTCAGGGAGTGGAATGCCAAGCCGTCAGGGGCCGATCTCAGTGTTTCAGGTGAGGCGTGGCCAGGGCTTGCAGGCTGGCTTCTTCACTAAGGCCGCTGGATTCGGTGAAATAGCCGCATAGCGGGCATTTGAAGCCGGGCGGGCAGTCGTGTTCGCGGGCACATTCGGCCTGGGTTTCATCGGTCAGAACCATTTGGCGGACAGCTTCGCAACGGGCGAGGGGGGAGTCGAAGAAGGACATCGGAGTCTCCTGAATTGTTGTTTACATACTCAGTCTAGTCGCGATGCGGCTATTTGCCATGACCGTGATAAATCTCACGGTCAACCGGAAAAAAGGCCCAAAAACCAAATGGCGGCGGGGGCGGCCGGATCTTTGCCGATGTCCACAAGCTGCATGGCGTGAACGCCGCCAAGGTGTGATGTGGCGCGCTGGTAGGCGGTTTTGCCGATGGAGTCATCGGCGTCGAACAGCATGAGCAGCGGCGCGACCAGCAGCTTGAGTGCTTGGGCGCCGGCCCGGTCGATCAGGCCACCGTGGCAGGCGACGGCCTTGACCAGTGTGTCGCGCTGGGCGGCGGCGCGGATGGCGGCCGGCGCAACGTCGCCGCTGGTGAAAATGGCGAGTGGCAAGGCCTCCATGTCGCCGTCCTTGCGGGTCATGTCGAGGATGTCGATCAGGCGCTGGGTCAGGCGTGGCACGTTTTGCGTGGCATCGGGGAACTGCACCTCCTGGGCGGTGAGCAGTTCCATCGTCAAGGTGGCGCAGCCGAATTCGGCAAAGCATGACGAAATGGCCGCGTCTTCCGCCGCATGGTGGGCGCGGGCGATCAGGATCAGGCCGCAGGGGTTGTCGGGGAACTCCAGATGGCCATGCAGCGAGCCATGCGGAGTTTGCAGGGTGATGAAGCGGTTCATTCGGATAGTCGGACAGCGATGCGGTTCGGGCCGAAGGCTTTGCCGGCGTGGCCGAGAACCTTGCCGAAGCGGCCGGCGATGGCGGTCAAGCAATGCGGGCAACGGCCTTCCGGCGTCAGGTCGTAGCGCTGGATGTCGTACCAGTCGCGGACGATCAGCGCGGCGTGGCAACTTGGGCAGAAGGTGGTGCCGCCTTCCGGGTCGTGCACGTTGCCGGTAAAAACGTGGTGCAGCCCGGCGTCGAGGGCGATGCGGCGGGCCTGGATGAGCGTTGCCGGTGGCGTCGGCGGGAGGTCGCCCATTTTCCAGTCGGGGTGAAAGGCGGAGAAGTGCAGCGGCACGTCCGGCCCGAGTTCGCGGGCGACCCAAGTGGCCAGTTCGTTGATCTCCTGGGCGCTGTCGTTCTGGCCGGGAATGAGCAGGGTGGTGATTTCCAGCCAGCAGTCGGTTTCGTGGTGTATGTAGGCCAGCGTGTCGAGCACCGGCTGCAGATGGCCGACGCAGAGCTTGTGATAGAAGCTCTCGGTAAAGGCCTTGAGGTCTACGTTGGCGGCATCCATGACGGCGAACAGCTCGCGGGCCGGTTCCGGGTGGATGTAGCCGGCGGTAACGGCGACGTTGCGAATGCCCTGTTCGCGGCAGGCGAGTGCCGTGTCGATGGCGTACTCGGCGAAGGTGACCGGGTCGTTGTAAGTGTAGGCCACGGCGTCGGCGCTGTAGCGGCGGGCGGCTGCGGCGATTATCTGCGGGCTGGCCGTGTCCATCAGGCGGTCCATGTCCTTCGACTTGGAAATGTCCCAGTTCTGGCAGAACTTGCAGGCCAGATTGCAGCCGGCGGTGCCGAAGGACAGGATGCTGCTGCCCGGATAAAAGTGATTGAGCGGCTTTTTTTCGACGGGATCGATGCAGAAGCCCGACGAGCGGCCATAGGTTGTCAGTTGCATGGCGCCATTGACCATCTGGCGGACGAAGCAGGCGCCGCGCTGGCCTTCGTGCAACTGGCAGTCGCGCGGGCAGAGGTCGCATTGCACGCGGCCGTCGGGCAGGGCGTGCCACCAGCGGCCGGGGAACAGGGATTCGGTGGCGCTCATGGTGCGGCCTCCTTCCATTTCTTGACACCGTAGCGTTCGAGGCGGACGTCCGAGCCCCAGTAATTGGCCGGCAGCCCGGCTTTCTGCTTGAGGTGGGCCATGAAGACGACCGGGGCGGGCAGTTGCTCCCAGACTTGCGGCAAGAAAGTCGAACGACGACGGCCCGCAGTGAAAATCACGCCATCGATATCCGGGCGCAGTTGGTCCAGAGCATCGGCCTCGCTGGTAAATAATATTGGCTCGGCCGGCGTCAGCAGCGAGACTTCGACGCGGGTGATGGGCAATTCGTCGGCCGTCAGCGGCTCGAAACGCGGGTCGCGAAAAGCGGCGGCCAGGGCATTTTCGTGAACATCCTGGGCCAGCGGTCGCCAGGCTTCGAGGCTGCCGATGCAGCCGCGCAGGTCGCCATGCTGGGTCAGCGTGACGAAGGTGGCGCCGTGTTGATGCAATTCCGGGTAGTCATTGGTCGGGGTTTGCCCGAGACCGAAGCGGCCGGAAATGGCATTTCGGGCCAGGGTCAGCAGGGTTGTGCCGAGCTCAGACATGATCGTCGGCCTCAGTGAAGGAAAAGGCGGCGTAACCGACAACGCGGGCCTTGTCGCCAGCCGTATCACCGGAATTGCACAGGCCGAGCAGTGTCGGCTTCAGGCCGCGCTGGCGGGCGGCGAGCAGCAGGCCGTTGATCGGGTAGGCGCCGCAGGCCTGTTCGGGATGGATGTGGGTATCGAGCTGCATGATGTGCCGGCAGGTCTCGGCATCGACTTGCTGGGCGGTGGCGTAGCCCAGGAAATGCGAGAGGTCGGAACTGACGACGATCAGCGTTTCCGGCCCGCCCCAGAGCCGGTCAAGGATTTGGCCAACGGCCTCCGGCGTGGCGTGGCCGACGGCCAGCGGGACGAGCGTGAAATGCTCCAGCACGCGCTGCAGGAAAGGCAGATGCACCTCCAGCGAATGCTCGAAGGCATGAACGTGATCGCTGAAAACGATCTGCGGCAGATCGGCGATGGCGGCGATGGCCTGGGCGTCGAGCCGGATGGTGCCGAGCGGCGTCGAAAACGCCTCGGCTTCGGGCAGGGCGATGCCGTCGACGGCCACCCGGTGGGTCGGGCCGAGCAGGATCACCCGATGAATATGCTTCGACCACGGGGCCAGCGCGGCGTAGGCCGTGGCGGCTGTCGAACCGGAATAGACGTAGCCGGCGTGGGGCACGATCAGGGCCTTGGGCTGGCTGACCGGAGTGGCGTTGGCCTCGGCGAGCAGTTGGTCGACGGTGCCCGACAGCTTGGCGGGATCGCCGGGGTAAAAAGCACCGGCGACGGCGGGAGGACGGGTGTTGAGCATGGTCGTCTCCTCAAATGATCATCAGCCCGGCCACCATGCCAGCGCCGATGGCGAACAGGCCGGGCAGGGCGTGACGGGCCAGCTTGCCGCCGCCGATGCTGAGGACCAGCCCGATCTTGAAGACCAGGTTGGCGAGCAGGGCCAGCGTGACGGCAATGACGGCATCGCCGCTGACCACCTTGTCGAGGTTGAACATGCGCAAGGTGGACAGGACGCTGGCGTCGGCATCGGTCAGGCCTGACACCAGCGCCACGATGTACAGGCCGCTGCTGCCGGCAATGTCCTGCAGCCAGGCCGAGGCGAGGACCACGACGGCGTAGAGCAGACCGAAGGAAACGGCGGTACGCATTTCGGTCGGGTTCTTGACTTCCGGCATCGGCAAGTCTCCGGCGTCGCTGAGTACCTTCCAGCGATACAGCGCCATTGCCACGCCGGGGACGATGCCGCACGCGAAAACGATGGCGATCTGGGTTGCCAGGCTGGGCGCGACGACGCTGGCGACCAGCCACAAACGGATCATGACCATGACGTTGGCGATCAGGATGACGATGGCCGACATGTGGATGAGGTCGGCATGGTCGCGGGCGTGGCGGGAAAACATCATGGTCGTTGCGGTCGACGAGGCCAGACCGCCGAAAATGCCGAGCAGCGCCGCGCCGTGGCGGGCGCCGACGATGCGCAGGGCGAGGTAGCCGGACAGGGCGAGGCCAGAGATCAGCACAACCATGTACCAGACCTGGCGCGGGTTGATGGCGTTGTACGGCCCGAAATCCTCGCTCGGCAGAATGGGCAGGATGACCAGCGAGAGGACGGCGAATTGCAGGATGGAGTTGATGTCCTTGGGTGTCGTCCGTTCGCTGAACTGGCGCAGTTCGGCCTTGAAGTAGAGCAGCACGGTGGTCGTGATGGCGAGCATGACGGCCAGCGTCGAGTAGCCGAACCAGACGGCGGCACCCAGGCCATAGGTGACGATGATGGCCGCCTCGGAGGTGAAGCCGCGATATTGCTCTTCCTGCTGGGCGGAAAAATTCGAGGCGACCATGCTCCCCGAGATGACGAGCAACCCGGTCACCAGCAACCAGGGACCGCCGGTTTTTTCGCCGAGCAGCGCAAACAGGCAGCCGAGCATGGCGACCAGGGCAAAGGTGCGCAGGCCGGCCGCGGCGTCCGGGCGCCGTTCGCGCTCCATGCCGATGAGCAGGCCGATGCCGAGCGCGGTGGCAAAAGCCTCGACGGGGGCAGCCAGTTCCGGGACCACGAAGGTCATACGAATCCTCTTTTACGATGGTTCTTAAGTAAAATTAAGCCATGCCACGCCATTACGCAATCGTTCCCGCTGCCGGCAGCGGTTCCCGCTTCGGAAGCGAGAAGCCGAAGCAGTATCTCGACCTGCTCGGTCGGCCGCTGATTTTCCATACCTTGAAGGCCTTGACGGCTTGCCCGGACATCGAACGGGTATGGGTCGTGCTGGCTCCGGATGACCCGTGGTGGCCGCGCTACGATTGGAGTGAGCTCGGCCCCAAGCTCGAAACCGTGCGCTGCGGCGGCGCGACGCGGGCGGCGAGCGTGAGCAACGGATTGCGGGCGGCGGCGATGGTTGCCGCCGACGATGACTGGATCCTCGTGCACGACGCGGCGCGGCCCTGCCTGTCGGCGGCCATGCTCGAGGCGCTGTTCGACGAGTTGGCTGACGATGCGGTTGGCGGCATCCTCGCCGTGCCGGTCGCCGACACCATCAAGCGGGCCGATGCCGGGCAGCGCGTTGCTGCCACCGAGCCACGCGACGGTTTGTGGCAGGCACAGACGCCGCAGATGTTTCGCTACGGTCAACTGGAAAAATCGCTCAAAAATGAAATGGCCGTCACCGACGAAGCCGGTGCCATCGAGGCCATGGGCCTCAAGCCGAAACTCGTGCGCGGCGATTCGACCAATCTGAAAGTCACCTATCCGGCCGACCTCGCCTTGGCCGCGATGATCTTGAGAGCACGCAAATGAGCACGCCAATCAATTTCCGCGTCGGGCAGGGCTACGATGTGCACCAGCTGGTCGAAGGCCGCAAACTGATTCTCGGCGGCGTCGATATACCGCATTCGACCGGCTTGCTTGGCCATTCCGACGCCGATGCGCTGCTCCACGCTATTACCGATGCGCTGCTCGGCGCCGTCGCCCTCGGCGACATCGGCCGCCATTTTCCTGATACCGATCCACGCTACAAGGGCGCCGACAGCCGCGTCCTGCTCCGCGCCGCCGTCGCCCTGCTGGCCGAACGCGGCTGGCGGCCGGTCAATGTCGATGCGACGCTGATTGCCCAGCAGCCGAAACTCGCCCCGCACGCCGCGGCGATGGTCGCCAACGTCGCCGCCGACCTCGGTATCGCGCCCGACTGCGTCAATATCAAGGGCAAGACCAACGAGCGCCTCGGCTACCTCGGCCGCGAGGAAGCCATCGAAGCGCAGGCCATCGCGCTGGTCGAACGTGTTGGCTGAGCGGCGAAACCAGAAACAACCCAAACCGGCCACGGCCAGAGTTTTCTTCGCCCTCTGGCCAGCGCCTGAGGTGGCCGAGCGCCTCGGCACAATCGCCGACAACGCCGCCCTGTCGTTCGGCGGCCGCGCCACCCGGCGCGACACCATCCACCTGACGCTGGCCTTTCTCGGCAACGTTCCCGAAGCGCGTCTGCCTGAATTGTCGAAGGCCGTCACCAGCCTTCGCGCCGAGCCATTCGCCATCAACGTGAATCAGCTCGGCTTTTGGGCGCACAACCATTTGCTGTGGGCTGGGTGCAAGGCACCATCGGCTCATCTGGACGCGCTATCAAGCCAGTTGCGCCAGGCGCTGGCGCGGGCCGGATTCCGGGTCGGGGGCGAAGGCCGGGATTTCGTGCCCCATGTCACGCTGGTCCGCCGCGTACCGGAGGTAACTGAGCCGTCGGAAAGCCACCCGCTTCCGTCAATTGAACCCTTCATCTGGTGCAACGAACGTTTCGTGCTGGTTTGTTCGACGCTGTCGGCGCTCGGCTCGTCCTACCGGATCATCGACGAATTCCCGCTGACGACGGGCCTCAGGGCCTGATCGGCAGGACCAGGCGAACGAGCAGGCCGCCGCCAGGATTGGGCAGCAGATCGAGCCGTCCTTCATGTAGACGGGCGATACGCTCGACGATGGCCAGTCCGAGCCCCGTGCCGGTGGCGTCGGTGCGGGCGTTCTCGAGCCGGGTGAAGGGGCGTTTCAGGCGTTCGATCTCGTCTGCCGGCACGCCGGGACCGCGATCCTTGATTTCCAGCCAAATTTCCCCGTTGACCGTAGCAGCCGACAAAGTGATCTCGCCGCCGCCGTATTTGACGGCATTGTCGATCAGGTTGGTTACGGCGCGGGTGATCGCCTTTGGCCGCAGCGTCGTTTCGGGCAGGGCTTCAATTGCCGTGGTCAGGGCATGGCCAACATAGCGTTGGCGCTCGACAATGCTCGACAGCAGGGCGCCAAGATCGGTCGCCACTGCCGCCTCGCCGGATTCTGTCCGGGCGTAATCCATGAACTGCGAAATCACCGCTTCCATCTGTTCGATGTCGGCCACCACAGCCTGACGGGCATTGTCGGCGACGCTCATTTCGGCCTCCAGACGCAACCGGGTGAGCGGGGTGCGCAGGTCGTGCGAGATGCCGGCCAGCACCTCCGATCTATCCTTTTCATGCCGTTCGAGGTCGGCCGCCATGGTGTTGAAGGCGACGGCCAGACGACTCAGTTCCTCAGCGCCATCCTCCGGCAGCGGCGCCGGCGTCTGGCCGCGGCCGACCGCCTCGGCCGATCTGGCCATGGCCTTGAGCGGCCGGCTGATGCGCGAGGCGATGAGCCAGGCGACCGCCAGGGCCAGGACTACGGCGAGCAGCCCCCAGGCCAGCCAGTGGCTGGCGAAATCGCGGGCCGCACGGTCGCGCGGCAGGACCAGCCAGTATTCTTCGTCATCGGCGTCATCGAGGCGGAAGCTGACCCAGAATCCGGAAACCTCGTCGACGCTGGCGGCAATCCGCGTGTGGTCGCCCAGGCGCGCCGTCAGCTCGCGTTGCAGGAGCCGGAAAAAGCGCGAATCTGGCATGGCCTCGATCTTGTCTTCCGGTTCGGCCGGCAGCAGGCGGATGCCTTCGCGTGTAGAGAATTCGTTGAACAGCCCGAGACGTTTCGCCGGTGCTGCGGCAAACAGTGAGGCGCGGATCAGGTTGACTGCCGAAGCGGCCAGTTGCGCCGTTTCCCGCGCTCGCGGTTCGGCATCGATGTAACGGAACAGGCTGAGCCAGCCCGCCGTGGTCAGCAGCACGAGCATGGCGAGCAACAGAAAGGTGCGCGCCAGCAGCGTGCGTGGCATCAGCACCAGGACTATTCCTTCGCAGCGCCGTCCGGCACGAAGACGTAGCCGAAGCCCCAGACTGTCTGCAGGTAGCGCGGCTGGGCCGGGTCGGCTTCGATGAGTTTGCGCAGGCGGGAAACCTGGACGTCGATGGCCCGGTCGAAGGGGCCCTGTTCGCGGCCACGGGCCAGGGTCATGAGCTTGTCGCGCGACAGCGGCTGGCGCGGGTGCTGGAGCAGCACCTTGAGCACGGCGAACTCGCCGGTGGTCAGGGCTTGCAGCTCATTGTCGCGGGTCAGCGTGCGGGCGGCGAGATCGACTTCGATGTTGCCGAAAGTGATTTTTTCCTGGTCGTCTTCCGGCGCGCCGGGCGGGCGGCTGCCTTGGCGGCGCAATACGGCGTGGATGCGGGCGAGCAGTTCGCGCGGGTTGAAGGGTTTGGGCAGGTAGTCGTCGGCGCCCATTTCGAGGCCGACGATGCGGTCGATCTCGTCTCCCTTGGCGGTCAGCATGATGATCGGCGTGCGGTCGCCCTGGCCGCGCAGGCGGCGGCAGATGGTCAGGCCGTCTTCGCCCGGCATCATGAGGTCGAGGACGATCAGGTGGTAATGTTCGCGGGCGCGCAGCTTGTCCATCTGCTGGCCGTCGGCGGCAGCCTTGACCTCGAAGCCCTGTTCGCCGAGGTAGCGGGTGAGCAGGTCACGCAGACGGGCGTCGTCGTCGACGACAAGGATGTGTTGGTGTTGTTGTTCGTTCATGCTGGCAAGGATAATGGCGGACAGTGAATGGAACGCGGCAAATGGTAACAAGCTTTTGCCGGGGCGGGCCGTGAAACATATTCTTACATTTTGAAGCGTTTGTCGGGCGCCGCCAGATGGACAATGGTGGCATCTGAAACGCCTGCCGCAATGCCTGCCATGAAACGTCTTTTCGCCCTTTCCCTGTTGCTGCTGAGCCTTCTGGGCTCGGCCGGTGGCGTCTGGGCGCAGGGTTACTGGCGCGACCTGCCGCCGGATGAGCGGCGCCAGTTGCGTCAGCAGATGCGTGAACACTGGCAGCAGGAACGCGAAATCCGCCGCGAGGAAGGTGCACCGCGCTGGCGCGATGTGCCGCCGGAAGACCGCCGCCGCTTGCGCGACGACATGCGCGAGCAGCGCGCCTGGCAGGAGCGTGAGCGAGGAAGCTGGGCCGAACAGCGCGAGCAACGCGGCTGGGGTGAGCAACGTGAACGTCGGGGTGACGGCCGGGGCTGGCGCCGAGATTGAATCCCGACTGGGCTGCGCCTCCGGTAAAATGCCGGCCCATGCTGATCCTCGCACTCGAAACTTCAACTGAACTTGGCTCCTGCGCCCTCTGGCGCGATGGCGTGGTAGCCGAACGTATCTGTCCGGCGGGGAAATCTCATTCCGAAACGCTGTTGCCGCTGGTCCGCGAACTGCTGGCCGAAGCCGGCGTCAAGGTCGGACAACTCGATGCAATTGCTTTCGGTGTCGGTCCCGGCGCCTTTACCGGTTTGCGCGTTGCCTGTGGCGCAGCGCAGGGTCTGGCGGTGGCTGCCAACCTGCCGCTGATTCCGGTGACCAGTCTTGAAACGCTGGCCGCGCAGGCCGGCGGCCAGCGCGTCCTGGCCCTGCTCGATGCGCGCATGGGCGAGGTCTATTCGGGCTGCTATCAACTGATCGACGGCGCATACGTTCTGCAGGGCGATATTCGTGTATCGGCGCCGGATGCGGTCGCGTTGCCTACCGAGCCAGGCTGGATCGCCTGCGGCAATGCCATCGCTGCCTATCCGGTTTTGGCTGAGCGCCTGAGCGTCGCCGGCATCGCCGTGCAAGTGGATGTCTTGCCGACTGCCACCACCGTGGTACGTCTGGCGGCACCACGCGCCGCTCGTGGTGAAGGCATCGATGCCGCGCTGGCCGCACCACTTTACATCCGTGACAAAGTGGCCAAAACGGTGGCCGAACGCCTCAGTGAAGGCGGGCGGGCTTGAGCGCCTTGAGCATTCCGGCCGAGTTTTTCCCGATGAACGAGCGCGACCTTGATGCGGTGGCGGCGCTCGAAGCTACCCTGCAGACTTTTCCGTGGTCGCGTGGCAATTTCGCCGATTCGTTGACGGCCGGCTATAGCGTCTGGGTGTTGCGCGTGGGCGGCGAGTTGATCGGTTTTTCGGTGGTCATGCGCGTTATCGACGAGGCGCATCTGCTGACCATAGGCGTCTGCAAGCGTTACCAGGGACAGGGCTACGGTGCGCGGATGCTGCGCCACGCCATGGAGTGCGCCCGGCTCGGTGGCGCCAGCAAGCTGTTTCTCGAAGTCCGGCCGTCCAACGAGCGGGCCGTCGAACTTTATCGCCACTTCGGATTCCACCAGATCGGCCTGCGCAAAGGCTATTATCCGGCGGTGATCGGGCGCGAGGATGCGCTGGTTTTTGATAAGGAATTGGCATGAGCCTGAGCCGCGAGCAGATGCTGGTCGAGATGGGCATTACGCCGATCTGGGTGTTGCGCGATAACGAGCCAAGCGCACCGGCCGTTGAGGAGTACGAGGCGGTCGCGGCCGAGCCGGAAGCCCGTGTGCCGACGCCAGAAAAAGCAACTGCGATCGTTCAAGAGCCCGCCCCGGTAGCCAGGCCAGCGCCCGCTGCGGCACTGCGCCCGATGACGCCGGTCGATAACCTGAACTGGCCTGAATTGGCCAAGCAGGTCGCCGAATGTCGTGCCTGCCCATTGTGCGAGCAGCGCAAGCAGGCCGTGCTTGGCGTTGGCGATCTGAATCCGGACTGGCTGTTCATCGGCGAAGGGCCGGGCGCCGAGGAGGACGTCAAGGGCGAACCTTTTGTCGGTCAGGCCGGCAAGCTGCTCGACGCCATGCTCGCCTCGCTCGATATTGCGCGCGGCAACCGGGTTTATATCGCCAACGCGGTCAAGTGCCGGCCGCCCGGCAACCGGACGCCGGAAGCGGCCGAAATGGCCGCCTGCTGGCCCTACCTGGAACGGCAGATCGCGCTGCTCAAGCCGAAGATCATCGTCCTGCTCGGCAAGGCGGCCGTCCATGCGGTGCTGCACGATGACAAGTCGCTGGCCTCGCTGCGCGGCAAGCGTTACGAATACGCGGGGATTCCGCTGGTGGTGACCTATCACCCGGCCTATCTGCTGCGCAATTTGCCGGACAAGGCGAAGGCCTGGGAAGACTTGCTCTTCGCCCGTCGTCTGCTGCGCGAAGCCTCGGCACCCGAACTGCCGTTCTAGGCGCCTACAGCAGATTTCATTTTTGGCTGTTTTTCCCGGTTGACCGTGGGAACGGCGGACCTCAGTGGTGTGACGAGTCGTCCAGATGCTGGACGTCGTCCTGCTGCGCTTGGTTGGCGAGGTGGCGCTGGCGGATCATATACATGAGCCCGCTGACGAACAGCCCGAACAGCGTGACGACCCAGTAGATCGACAGGTCCATCTTGACCATGAGGTAGTACAGCCCCGTCATGATCAGGATGGAGATGTTTTCGTTGAAATTCTGCACGGCGATCGAGTGGCCGGCGCCCATCAGGATGTGGCCGCGGTGCTGGAGCAGGGCGTTCATCGGCACGACGAAGAAGCCGGACAGGCCGCCGATCAGGATGAGCAGCGGCACGGCCAGCCATATTTCATGAACGAAGTTCATGATGAGCACGATGAGGCCCATGGCGATGCCGAGCGGGATGACCCGGACCGACTTGCGCAGGGTGATGAACTTGGCGGCCATGATGGCGCCGACCGCGACGCCGACGGCGACCACGCCCTGGAGCATCGAGGCTTTGGACAGACCGAGGCCCAGCGCGGTTTCCGACCATTTGATGACGATGAATTGCAGCGTTGCACCGGCGCCCCAGAACAGCGTGGTGACAGCCAGCGAAATCTGGCCGAGGCGGTCGCGCCAGAGCAGCGTCAGGCAGTGATTGAATTCGTGGATCAGGAAGATCGGATTCTTCTTGAGCGCCTTGTGGTCGACGCCGGTGTCGGGAATGTACAGATTGAAGACGGCAGCGAGGATGTAGAGCACGGCGACGACCGAGAGGGCCATTTCGCCGATGCTGTCGACCCCGGTGTCGATCACCGGGAAGTCGAAAGCCAGCAGGTGCTGGGCGATCTCCGGGCGGATCAGGGTGCCGCCGATGACGACGCCGAGGATGATGGCGCCGACGGTCAGGCCTTCGATCCAGCCGTTGGCGACGACGAGCAGGCGGTGCGGCAGGTATTCGGTCAGGATGCCGTACTTGGCCGGCGAGTAGGCAGCGGCGCCGAGGCCGACGACGGCGTAGGCGAGTAGCGGATGGGCGCCGAAGAACATCATGCTGCAGCCGATGATCTTGATACCGTTGCTGATCAGCATGACCCGGCCCTTGGGCATCGAATCGGCGAAGGCGCCGACGAAGGCGGCGAGGACTACATAGGAAACGGTGAAGAAGGTCTTGAGGAGCGGTTCGTACTCTGACGGCGCCTGCATCTCGCGCAGCGCGGCGATGGCGGCAATGAGCAGGGCGTTGTCGGCCAGCGCGGAAAAAAACTGCGCGGCCATGATGATGTAGAAGCCGAACGGCACGAAATATTTGTCTCTTATATGACTTTGGGCGAGGTTTATACCACGCTCAGGATTCGGCGCAAGGCTTGCGCGATCGTCGCCGTTATGCATCGTTGCGCCAGCCCGGGTCAAATCAATCAAGCGTATGGAGCGCCGGTTAAGGCTTGATGACAGTCGGTCAATGTCGAACGTGCGGCGGCTATTTCGACACCTCCACGGTCAACCGGAAATTTGGCCCGAAATTGAAGTTGGCCGCCGGAAGCAGGGCGGAATGTGGTTGAATATCGGCCGCACCCCTCCAGGAGAGAAATCATGGCTGACCGGCGCTTGCAGGTCTTTCATGCCGTCGCAAAACATCTGAGCTTTACGCGGGCGGCCGACGCCTTGTTCATGACGCAGCCGGCCGTCACCTTCCAGATCAAGCAACTGGAAGAACAGTACGGCACGCGCCTGTTCGAGCGGCGGCACGGCGGCATTTCGCTGACGCCGGCCGGCGAGATGGTGCTCTCCTACGCCGATAGAATCCTCGCGCTGTCCGATGAAATGGAGACGCGGCTGTCCGAAATGACCGGCGAAATGCGCGGCCCGCTGCTCGTCGGCGCCAGCACGACCATTGCCGAGTTCATGCTGCCGCGCGTCCTCGGCGAATTCAACGCGGCCTATCCGCAGGTGCGCG contains:
- the tsaB gene encoding tRNA (adenosine(37)-N6)-threonylcarbamoyltransferase complex dimerization subunit type 1 TsaB, producing MLILALETSTELGSCALWRDGVVAERICPAGKSHSETLLPLVRELLAEAGVKVGQLDAIAFGVGPGAFTGLRVACGAAQGLAVAANLPLIPVTSLETLAAQAGGQRVLALLDARMGEVYSGCYQLIDGAYVLQGDIRVSAPDAVALPTEPGWIACGNAIAAYPVLAERLSVAGIAVQVDVLPTATTVVRLAAPRAARGEGIDAALAAPLYIRDKVAKTVAERLSEGGRA
- the ompR gene encoding osmolarity response regulator transcription factor OmpR, yielding MNEQQHQHILVVDDDARLRDLLTRYLGEQGFEVKAAADGQQMDKLRAREHYHLIVLDLMMPGEDGLTICRRLRGQGDRTPIIMLTAKGDEIDRIVGLEMGADDYLPKPFNPRELLARIHAVLRRQGSRPPGAPEDDQEKITFGNIEVDLAARTLTRDNELQALTTGEFAVLKVLLQHPRQPLSRDKLMTLARGREQGPFDRAIDVQVSRLRKLIEADPAQPRYLQTVWGFGYVFVPDGAAKE
- a CDS encoding uracil-DNA glycosylase — protein: MSLSREQMLVEMGITPIWVLRDNEPSAPAVEEYEAVAAEPEARVPTPEKATAIVQEPAPVARPAPAAALRPMTPVDNLNWPELAKQVAECRACPLCEQRKQAVLGVGDLNPDWLFIGEGPGAEEDVKGEPFVGQAGKLLDAMLASLDIARGNRVYIANAVKCRPPGNRTPEAAEMAACWPYLERQIALLKPKIIVLLGKAAVHAVLHDDKSLASLRGKRYEYAGIPLVVTYHPAYLLRNLPDKAKAWEDLLFARRLLREASAPELPF
- the rimI gene encoding ribosomal protein S18-alanine N-acetyltransferase, whose protein sequence is MSALSIPAEFFPMNERDLDAVAALEATLQTFPWSRGNFADSLTAGYSVWVLRVGGELIGFSVVMRVIDEAHLLTIGVCKRYQGQGYGARMLRHAMECARLGGASKLFLEVRPSNERAVELYRHFGFHQIGLRKGYYPAVIGREDALVFDKELA
- the lplT gene encoding lysophospholipid transporter LplT, producing MPFGFYIIMAAQFFSALADNALLIAAIAALREMQAPSEYEPLLKTFFTVSYVVLAAFVGAFADSMPKGRVMLISNGIKIIGCSMMFFGAHPLLAYAVVGLGAAAYSPAKYGILTEYLPHRLLVVANGWIEGLTVGAIILGVVIGGTLIRPEIAQHLLAFDFPVIDTGVDSIGEMALSVVAVLYILAAVFNLYIPDTGVDHKALKKNPIFLIHEFNHCLTLLWRDRLGQISLAVTTLFWGAGATLQFIVIKWSETALGLGLSKASMLQGVVAVGVAVGAIMAAKFITLRKSVRVIPLGIAMGLIVLIMNFVHEIWLAVPLLILIGGLSGFFVVPMNALLQHRGHILMGAGHSIAVQNFNENISILIMTGLYYLMVKMDLSIYWVVTLFGLFVSGLMYMIRQRHLANQAQQDDVQHLDDSSHH